One genomic region from Daphnia magna isolate NIES unplaced genomic scaffold, ASM2063170v1.1 Dm_contigs345, whole genome shotgun sequence encodes:
- the LOC123468407 gene encoding uncharacterized protein LOC123468407: MSAIVRFPEKPYKRYWVAKVYDDEVANKQVFSVLNPKWCQPEILKCQFPADMKVSEQVKQRGESMKPAESDWITFSYVYFSQTDDIKSAYRRVERLSKGETFEESEQVKRLRIANKKYADDYEIGEFSKSSEKALSQESTRTTPPSVKKSLAKKPTQQNISNFPSIPNSSVPEVSGKRGVDRGKSLKAVIQTATVSTVSNSESLEKDMVAPEGLFKRNCQVTLTRYEDMSNDSGINIDTIEEPSHIEDFESSYQETTQASRATNASKVRDINFISQKRRSKIQKNTSELEMVLTPAQMSHLLIKMDQRSKRTEKMVIEIKNNRTAGVFSPSGLQLLKDKLPTMPFDDWSELVKFEDSIASDDGASIKNDLLAFLQMVPGTSVYQTAKNMMATLISIPLSQLCTFKGTSVIRDKGI; the protein is encoded by the exons ATGTCTGCAATAGTACGTTTCCCAGAAAAACCATACAAGCGGTATTGGGTCGCAAAAGTTTACGACGATGAAGTGGCAAATAAACAGGTTTTCAGTGTTCTAAATCCTAAATGGTGTCAGCCagaaatattgaaatgccagTTTCCTGCTGATATGAAAGTTAGTGAACAAGTGAAACAACGTGGTGAGAGCATGAAGCCAGCGGAATCGGATTGGATAACTTTCTCATATGTGTATTTCTCTCAAACTG ATGATATTAAATCTGCATATCGGCGAGTTGAACGACTGAGTAAAGGAGAAACGTTTGAAGAATCTGAGCAAGTAAAGCGTTTGAGAATAGCGAATAAAAAGTATGCTGATGATTACGAAATCGGGGAATTTTCAAAATCTAGTGAGAAAGCTCTATCGCAAGAATCGACCAGGACTACGCCGCCCTCAGTGAAAAAGTCGTTAGCCAAGAAGCCCACAcaacaaaacatttcaaatttcccaTCTATACCGAATAGTAGTGTCCCCGAAG TATCCGGAAAACGTGGGGTGGATAGAGGCAAATCTTTGAAAGCTGTCATTCAAACGGCCACAGTCAGCACTGTTTCAAATTCCGAATCATTAGAGAAAGATATGGTTGCGCCCGAAG gATTATTTAAGCGCAATTGTCAGGTCACGTTGACGCGATATGAAGATATGAGCAACGACTCTGGTATCAATATTGACACAATTGAAGAACCATCACATATAGAAGATTTTGAAAGTTCATACCAGGAGACAACGCAGGCATCTAGAGCGACCAATGCAAGCAAAGTCCGCGATATCAACTTCATCAGTCAAAAGAGACGAAGCAAAATCCAGAAAAATACTTCAGAATTAGAAATGGTGTT GACTCCTGCTCAAATGAGTCATCTACTGATCAAAATGGATCAGCGAAGTAAGCGAACAGAAAAAATGGTGATAGAGATTAAAAATAATCGTACTGCTGGAGTCTTTTCTCCTTCTGGACTTCAATTATTGAAGGACAAGCTTCCCACAATGCCTTTCGACGATTGGAGTGAACTTGTGAAATTTGAGGATAGCATAGCTAGCGATGATGGGGCTTCTATAAAGAACGATTTG TTGGCATTCCTACAAATGGTACCTGGTACTTCAGTATATCAAACTGCCAAAAACATGATGGCTACTCTGATATCCATACCGCTATCCCAGCTATGTACTTTTAAAGGAACATCTGTTATTCGTGACAAAGGAatatag
- the LOC123468409 gene encoding uncharacterized protein LOC123468409 — protein MSSSRWTENREVNKEIQKLKLQQQEQNLVTYFSSSSERSDSGTSAEENRSESSDNDLYSGTSDRNLTDESLRMTTENLLLHQDICARGQLIEFESSASDRDNRSAVSAAHFDNSLHNNDTSSLYTTTTDSAAIYYNTSTDSSYSDEILNNFDDIANENPIEEAFNGLTITERIAQIKIKTNCSLTTIAEISNLLRDLGHNIPKDPRTIMKTKVCDLTKLNNGVQCNSNSFVHLGLIEGIRKKLMNADKKLMMLILQFNIDGLPLWRSSRTQFWPIVCRIINCQDSSEFLVTLHCGVGKPLSVRSYLRPFWTN, from the exons ATGAGTTCGTCTAGGTGGACAGAAAATAGGGAagtaaataaagaaatccaaaAGCTAAAACTTCAACAGCAAGAGCAAAATTTGGTTACTTATTTCAGTTCTTCATCAGAACGATCAg ATTCCGGAACAAGTGCTGAAGAAAATCGAAGCGAAAGTTCAGACAATGATTTATATAGTGGAACATCCGACAGAAATTTAACAGATGAAAGTTTAAGAATGACGACAG AAAATTTACTACTTCACCAGGACATTTGTGCTAGGGGACAATTGATTGAATTTGAATCTTCAG CCTCAGATAGAGATAACAGATCTGCGGTATCTGCGGCACATTTTGACAACTCCTTACATAATAATGACACATCATCTTTATACACAACAACCACAGATTCTGCTGCAATTTATTACAACACAAGTACCGATAGTAGCTACAGcgatgaaattttaaacaacTTTGATGATATTGCAAATGAAAATCCAATTGAGGAAGCTTTTAACGGACTAACCATTACGGAGCGTATCGCACAGATAAAAATCAAGACTAATTGTTCTCTAACAACTATCgctgaaatttcaaatctctTACGCGACTTGGGGCATAACATACCTAAGGATCCAAGAACCATTATGAAGACGAAAGTTTGCGACTTAACCAAGTTAAATAACGGTGTCCAATGCAACAGCAACTCATTCGTCCACCTTGGATTAATTGAAGggataaggaaaaaattgatGAACGCCGACAAAAAGCTGATGATGCTTATTCTTCAATTTAATATTGATGGTTTACCGCTCTGGAGGAGTAGCCGCACGCAATTCTGGCCAATTGTTTGTcgcattattaattgtcaagaTAGTAGTGAATTTCTCGTCACTTTACACTGTGGAGTTGGAAAACCGCTAAGCGTCAGATCATATCTTCGGCCTTTTTGGACGAATTAA
- the LOC123468408 gene encoding uncharacterized protein LOC123468408: protein MRSDNRTTFPQLTAALRTDESFRAGSDEHHHNSISPLEEIDNLDMVFDIPLDYLHLVCFGAMKRLLKMIWLEQHPDCLSKQQQRLINELIRLCAMQLPKEFNRKGRSLEDISNWKATEFRTFLLYTGIYILRNILPCHQYKHFIYFHVAIRILCNPKSTVDHIKYADQVLRHFVTNFSALYGDFHIVYNIHSLIHLAGDVLIHGALDTFSCFGFENYLGKLKRLLRNSRLPLKQIVRRLSEIDATQSAMKRTGLNERCGKSKSYDTFATIIPQSKNDSYIIVPRARHPIVIKVTAMDSLYVTGYALRIEKRRDGNFEEFYSHPAKASELNVYKVRGLIRQKKWNKNEIKNAIKAVFLRNNVMRDYGLVIPLLHLSSQ from the exons ATGAGATCTGATAATAGAACGACGTTTCCACAACTAACGGCAGCTTTAAG AACTGATGAGTCTTTTAGAGCTGGTTCTGATGAACATCATCATAATTCCATTAGCCCTCTTGAAGAAATCGATAATTTAGACATGGTGTTTGACATACCGTTGGATTATCTTCACCTGGTTTGTTTTGGAGCCATGAAACGCCTTCTGAAAATGATTTGGTTGGAACAACACCCCGATTGCCTGAGtaagcaacaacaacgatTGATAAATGAATTAATCAGATTATGTGCCATGCAACTACCAAAGGAATTCAATCGAAAAGGTCGATCGCTTGAGGATATAAGTAACTGGAAAGCCACAGAATTTAGGACGTTTCTTCTCTACActggtatatatattttaagaAACATCCTCCCTTGTCATCAGTACAAacactttatttatttccatGTTGCTATTCGAATACTTTGCAATCCGAAATCTACGGTAGACCATATAAAATATGCCGATCAAGTCCTGAGACATTTTGTGACGAACTTTTCAGCTTTATATGGTGATTTTCATATTGTTTACAATATCCACTCTTTGATCCATTTGGCAGGAGACGTTCTTATTCATGGCGCGTTAGATACATTTAGTTGTTTTGGATTTGAAAACTATTTAGGAAAACTCAAAAGGCTTCTTAGAAATTCAAGACTTCCTCTCAAGCAAATTGTGCGAAGGTTATCAGAAATCGATGCTACGCAAAGTGCGATGAAGAGAACTGGATTAAATGAGCGTTGCGGAAAATCGAAATCATATGATACATTCGCTACTATCATTCCACAGTCTAAAAATGATTCCTATATTATCGTTCCAAGGGCTAGGCATCCAATAGTTATTAAAGTTACAGCTATGGATTCATTATATGTTACAGGTTACGCTCTTAGAATAGAAAAAAGGCGTGATGGTAACTTTGAAGAGTTCTACTCGCACCCAGCTAAAGCATCTGAATTAAATGTATATAAAGTGCGCGGCTTAATAAGGcagaaaaaatggaataaaaatgaaattaagaaTGCTATAAAAGCTGTTTTTCTAAGAAATAATGTTATGCGCGATTATGGTTTAGTGATTCCACTACTACATTTGTCATCACAGTAA